One Numenius arquata chromosome 10, bNumArq3.hap1.1, whole genome shotgun sequence DNA segment encodes these proteins:
- the CWF19L1 gene encoding CWF19-like protein 1 isoform X1, with the protein MMAVAPLRVLACGDVEGRLEALFSRVRAVQAKSGHFDMLLCVGNFFGATSEAEWAKYRTGAKKAPIPTYVLGANDQETISYFPDVSGCELAENITYLGRRGLYSSSSGLQIAYLSGTESQDEPAPAYSFSAKDVMELKACLLSTPNFKGVDILLTSPWPRHVGTFANSAGGIDTKKCGSKLVSDLAASLKPRYHFAALEKVYYERLPYRNHTVLQETPQHVSRFIALADVGNTSKKKYLYAFSITPMSLMDPAELVKQPQDVTENPYRKSWKEAQKTKAPLCPEEEPTCQFFFDLNKHQGKKRPSDEKAAGDSQPKQAKKPPQPMGPCWFCLASPDVEKHLVVSIGMHCYLALAKGGLLPDHVLILPIGHYQSVVDLSSEVLEEVTKYKSALKEFFRSKGKRYVLFERNYRSQHLQLQVIPVPLDHCTPEDIKESFIAQAQQQEIELVEIPEHSDITQVAQPGTPYFYVELDTGEKLFHRIRGRFPLHFGRAVLASPALLALPQQADWRRCAAGRAAEEEAAQARAFRRDFQPFDFALRD; encoded by the exons ATGATGGCCGTTGCGCCTCTGCGTGT GCTGGCCTGTGGCGACGTGGAGGGACGCCTGGAAGCTCTCTTCAGCCGAGTTCGGGCAGTCCAGGCCAAGAGCGGCCACTTTGAT ATGCTTTTGTGCGTTGGGAATTTTTTTGGCGCTACTTCAGAGGCAGAATGGGCAAAGTATCGCACAGGGGCCAAGAAAG ctccaatTCCAACCTACGTGCTTGGTGCTAATGACCAAGAGACGATCAGCTATTTTCCAGACGTCAGTGGCTGTGAATTAGCTGAGAACATCACTTATTTAG GCCGTCGAGGTCTTTACAGCAGTTCTTCTGGACTGCAGATTGCATATTTGAGTGGCACTGAatcccaggatgagccagctcctgcctaCAGTTTTAGTGCAAAGGATGTGATGGAATTAAAAGCATGTTTGTTATCAACCCCAAACTTCAAAGGTGTTGATATATTgctgacgtccccctggcccagacaTGTGGGAACTTTTGCCAACAGTGCG GGAGGAATAGATACCAAGAAATGTGGCTCCAAGTTAGTATCTGATCTAGCTGCAAGTCTCAAACCAAGGTACCACTTTGCTGCCCTGGAGAAGGTCTATTATGAAAGACTTCCTTACAG AAATCACACAGTGCTACAGGAGACCCCACAGCATGTGAGCAGGTTTATTGCACTTGCTGATGTTGGCAATACAAGCAAGAAAAAG TATCTCTATGCCTTCAGCATTACACCGATGAGCTTGATGGACCCGGCAGAGCTGGTGAAACAGCCACAGGATGTCACTGAAAATCCATACCGAAAATCATGGAAGGAAGCTCAGAAGACCAAAGCACCCCTGTGTCCAGAG GAAGAACCAACTTGTCAGTTTTTCTTTGATTTGAACAAGCATCAGGGAAAGAAACGTCCCTCAGATGAGAAAGCAGCAGGGGACTCCCAACCTAAGCAAGCCAAAAAACCCC CACAGCCCATGGGGCCCTGCTGGTTCTGCCTGGCCAGCCCAGATGTTGAGAAGCACTTGGTTGTTAGTATTGGCATGCAC TGCTATCTCGCCCTGGCCAAAGGTGGCTTACTGCCTGATCATGTCTTGATTTTGCCTATTGGCCACTATCAGTCGGTGGTTGACTTGTCTTCAGAGGTGCTGGAAGAAGTGACCAAGTACAAGTCTGCTCTGAAGGAATTTTTCAGAAGCAAGGGAAAGAGATACGTCCTGTTTGAAAGAAACTATAGGAGTCAGCATCTGCAGTTACAG GTGATTCCTGTCCCATTGGACCACTGCACTCCTGAAGACATTAAAGAGTCCTTTATTGCACAGGCACAGCAACAAGAGATTGAATTAGTAGAAATCCCAGAACACTCAGATATCACGCAA gtggCGCAGCCGGGGACCCCTTACTTCTACGTGGAGCTGGACACGGGGGAGAAGCTCTTCCACCGCATCCGCGGCCGCTTCCCGCTCCACTTCGGCAG GGCGGTGCTGGCGAGCCCGGCGCTGCTGGCGCTGCCGCAGCAGGCCGACTGGCGGCGgtgcgcggcggggcgggcggcggaggaggaggcggcgcaGGCCCGCGCCTTCCGCCGAGACTTCCAACCCTTCGACTTCGCCCTCCGGGACTAA
- the CWF19L1 gene encoding CWF19-like protein 1 isoform X2, with translation MMAVAPLRVLACGDVEGRLEALFSRVRAVQAKSGHFDMLLCVGNFFGATSEAEWAKYRTGAKKAPIPTYVLGANDQETISYFPDVSGCELAENITYLGRRGLYSSSSGLQIAYLSGTESQDEPAPAYSFSAKDVMELKACLLSTPNFKGVDILLTSPWPRHVGTFANSAGGIDTKKCGSKLVSDLAASLKPRYHFAALEKVYYERLPYRNHTVLQETPQHVSRFIALADVGNTSKKKYLYAFSITPMSLMDPAELVKQPQDVTENPYRKSWKEAQKTKAPLCPEEEPTCQFFFDLNKHQGKKRPSDEKAAGDSQPKQAKKPPQPMGPCWFCLASPDVEKHLVVSIGMHCYLALAKGGLLPDHVLILPIGHYQSVVDLSSEVLEEVTKYKSALKEFFRSKGKRYVLFERNYRSQHLQLQVAQPGTPYFYVELDTGEKLFHRIRGRFPLHFGRAVLASPALLALPQQADWRRCAAGRAAEEEAAQARAFRRDFQPFDFALRD, from the exons ATGATGGCCGTTGCGCCTCTGCGTGT GCTGGCCTGTGGCGACGTGGAGGGACGCCTGGAAGCTCTCTTCAGCCGAGTTCGGGCAGTCCAGGCCAAGAGCGGCCACTTTGAT ATGCTTTTGTGCGTTGGGAATTTTTTTGGCGCTACTTCAGAGGCAGAATGGGCAAAGTATCGCACAGGGGCCAAGAAAG ctccaatTCCAACCTACGTGCTTGGTGCTAATGACCAAGAGACGATCAGCTATTTTCCAGACGTCAGTGGCTGTGAATTAGCTGAGAACATCACTTATTTAG GCCGTCGAGGTCTTTACAGCAGTTCTTCTGGACTGCAGATTGCATATTTGAGTGGCACTGAatcccaggatgagccagctcctgcctaCAGTTTTAGTGCAAAGGATGTGATGGAATTAAAAGCATGTTTGTTATCAACCCCAAACTTCAAAGGTGTTGATATATTgctgacgtccccctggcccagacaTGTGGGAACTTTTGCCAACAGTGCG GGAGGAATAGATACCAAGAAATGTGGCTCCAAGTTAGTATCTGATCTAGCTGCAAGTCTCAAACCAAGGTACCACTTTGCTGCCCTGGAGAAGGTCTATTATGAAAGACTTCCTTACAG AAATCACACAGTGCTACAGGAGACCCCACAGCATGTGAGCAGGTTTATTGCACTTGCTGATGTTGGCAATACAAGCAAGAAAAAG TATCTCTATGCCTTCAGCATTACACCGATGAGCTTGATGGACCCGGCAGAGCTGGTGAAACAGCCACAGGATGTCACTGAAAATCCATACCGAAAATCATGGAAGGAAGCTCAGAAGACCAAAGCACCCCTGTGTCCAGAG GAAGAACCAACTTGTCAGTTTTTCTTTGATTTGAACAAGCATCAGGGAAAGAAACGTCCCTCAGATGAGAAAGCAGCAGGGGACTCCCAACCTAAGCAAGCCAAAAAACCCC CACAGCCCATGGGGCCCTGCTGGTTCTGCCTGGCCAGCCCAGATGTTGAGAAGCACTTGGTTGTTAGTATTGGCATGCAC TGCTATCTCGCCCTGGCCAAAGGTGGCTTACTGCCTGATCATGTCTTGATTTTGCCTATTGGCCACTATCAGTCGGTGGTTGACTTGTCTTCAGAGGTGCTGGAAGAAGTGACCAAGTACAAGTCTGCTCTGAAGGAATTTTTCAGAAGCAAGGGAAAGAGATACGTCCTGTTTGAAAGAAACTATAGGAGTCAGCATCTGCAGTTACAG gtggCGCAGCCGGGGACCCCTTACTTCTACGTGGAGCTGGACACGGGGGAGAAGCTCTTCCACCGCATCCGCGGCCGCTTCCCGCTCCACTTCGGCAG GGCGGTGCTGGCGAGCCCGGCGCTGCTGGCGCTGCCGCAGCAGGCCGACTGGCGGCGgtgcgcggcggggcgggcggcggaggaggaggcggcgcaGGCCCGCGCCTTCCGCCGAGACTTCCAACCCTTCGACTTCGCCCTCCGGGACTAA